One window of Hymenobacter sp. BRD128 genomic DNA carries:
- a CDS encoding formate--tetrahydrofolate ligase, translated as MTDIAIAQSTPLLPIQTVAARLGIAEDDLELYGKYKAKLPLRLLAPEKIATAKLILVTALTPTPAGEGKTTMSVGLSDGLNRLGKKAIAVLREPSLGPVFGAKGGATGGGHSQLGPMEDINLHFTGDFSAVEKANNLLAALLDNALQAPGNPLQLDPRTILWKRVMDVNDRSLRNIIIGLGGKANGVMRSDGFNITAASEVMAILCLATSLADLKARLGNILVGFTYANEPVYARQLKAEAAMTILLRDALKPNLVQTLEGNPAIVHGGPFANIAQGTNTVLATKMGLSLGDYVVTEAGFGADLGAEKFLDIKCGYAGLAPAALVLVATIRALRHHGGATPAELNTPDVARCAHGFANLGKHIENAQKFGFQPVVAINAFSSDTPEEIALVQQLCQQRGVQAVVSTSWADGGKGATQLAEAVLASIASGTNHFRPLYAWDQPIKAKIETIAHEIYGAAGVDYSPKAEADIRRINRLGLAHLPVCMAKTQKSFSDNEKLIGRPEGFRVTVREFELATGAGFVIPILGNLLRMPGLPVVPASEGMDIDDEGVITGLS; from the coding sequence ATGACTGACATCGCGATTGCCCAATCTACTCCTTTACTTCCTATTCAAACGGTGGCGGCCCGGCTTGGCATCGCCGAAGACGACCTGGAGCTGTATGGCAAGTACAAAGCGAAACTGCCGCTGCGATTACTTGCGCCCGAAAAAATAGCTACCGCCAAACTCATTCTGGTAACGGCCCTGACCCCTACCCCGGCGGGCGAAGGCAAGACGACCATGTCCGTTGGCCTGAGCGACGGGTTGAACCGACTCGGTAAAAAAGCAATTGCCGTCTTGCGCGAGCCGTCGCTCGGGCCGGTATTTGGGGCCAAAGGCGGCGCTACTGGCGGGGGCCACTCGCAGCTAGGCCCCATGGAGGACATCAACCTGCACTTTACCGGTGATTTCAGCGCCGTGGAGAAGGCCAATAATCTGCTGGCGGCCCTGCTCGATAACGCGCTGCAGGCCCCGGGCAACCCTTTGCAACTCGACCCGCGCACCATCCTGTGGAAGCGGGTGATGGACGTAAACGACCGTAGTCTGCGGAATATCATCATCGGCCTCGGGGGCAAGGCCAACGGGGTGATGCGCAGTGACGGCTTCAACATCACGGCCGCCTCCGAGGTGATGGCCATTCTATGCCTGGCTACCAGCCTGGCCGACCTCAAAGCCCGCCTCGGCAACATTCTCGTGGGCTTTACCTACGCCAACGAGCCGGTGTATGCCCGCCAGCTCAAGGCGGAAGCCGCCATGACCATCCTACTGCGCGATGCCCTCAAGCCCAACCTCGTGCAGACCCTGGAAGGCAACCCAGCCATCGTGCACGGGGGGCCGTTTGCCAACATTGCGCAGGGCACCAACACGGTGCTAGCCACCAAGATGGGCTTGTCGCTGGGCGACTACGTTGTCACGGAAGCGGGCTTCGGGGCCGACCTGGGGGCTGAGAAGTTTTTGGATATCAAGTGTGGCTACGCGGGACTGGCGCCGGCCGCGCTGGTCCTGGTGGCTACCATCCGGGCGCTGCGCCACCACGGCGGGGCCACGCCCGCCGAACTTAACACACCCGATGTAGCCCGCTGCGCCCACGGCTTTGCCAACCTCGGCAAGCACATTGAGAATGCGCAGAAGTTTGGCTTCCAGCCCGTGGTGGCTATCAACGCCTTTAGCAGTGATACGCCCGAGGAAATAGCCCTGGTGCAGCAGCTATGCCAGCAGCGGGGCGTGCAGGCGGTAGTCAGCACCAGCTGGGCCGACGGGGGCAAGGGGGCCACGCAGCTGGCCGAGGCAGTGCTGGCCAGCATTGCCAGCGGCACCAATCACTTTCGGCCCCTATACGCGTGGGACCAGCCAATTAAAGCGAAGATTGAGACGATTGCCCACGAAATCTACGGGGCGGCGGGGGTCGACTACAGCCCGAAAGCCGAGGCTGACATTCGGCGCATCAACCGGCTGGGCCTCGCGCACCTGCCGGTGTGCATGGCCAAGACGCAAAAGTCCTTTTCCGACAATGAAAAGCTCATCGGCCGGCCCGAAGGCTTTCGGGTAACGGTGCGCGAATTTGAGCTGGCAACCGGCGCGGGCTTCGTTATTCCTATTCTCGGCAACCTGCTGCGAATGCCCGGCCTCCCCGTCGTGCC
- a CDS encoding alpha/beta fold hydrolase has translation MPDNSPPKASVLLLHGMAEHRQRYADFARYLTQQGFAVLAYDQLGHGCTAQTPAELGFFQLTAPAEQVVQDAEQMAALVAGWFPGVPHFVLGHSMGSFVARCLLQQAGNQFEGAVLVGTAAGRAGAGFGRALLSVLNKAAPRRRPRLLTAIFEWLNNRQFKEPGPPDATRWLSVDQPNRAAFAQDPLCGIPFTNNGFYTLLSLMVRATRAHWPARIPQALPLLLVSGENDPVGEFGQGVRRVARQLQQAGFRAVRVVLYPGMRHEILQEVIKPRVYHDIAGWLTTLVDQAPTSPQPGGEEG, from the coding sequence ATGCCCGACAATAGCCCGCCCAAAGCGAGCGTGCTGCTGCTGCACGGGATGGCGGAGCACCGCCAGCGCTACGCAGACTTTGCCCGGTACCTGACGCAACAGGGGTTTGCGGTGCTGGCCTATGACCAGCTTGGGCACGGCTGCACCGCCCAAACCCCCGCGGAGTTAGGCTTTTTCCAGCTCACCGCCCCCGCCGAGCAGGTTGTTCAGGATGCGGAGCAAATGGCAGCGCTGGTTGCAGGCTGGTTTCCCGGGGTGCCTCATTTTGTGCTGGGCCATTCCATGGGCTCGTTTGTGGCGCGCTGCCTGCTTCAGCAGGCGGGAAACCAGTTTGAGGGGGCGGTTTTGGTGGGCACGGCGGCGGGCCGGGCGGGGGCGGGCTTCGGGCGGGCCCTACTGAGCGTGCTCAACAAGGCTGCTCCCCGGCGCCGGCCCCGGCTGCTTACTGCCATTTTCGAGTGGCTAAATAACCGTCAGTTTAAGGAGCCCGGCCCTCCGGATGCTACCCGGTGGCTGAGCGTGGACCAGCCGAATCGCGCGGCGTTTGCGCAAGACCCTTTGTGCGGCATTCCCTTTACCAATAATGGGTTCTACACCCTGCTTTCGCTCATGGTGCGCGCCACGCGGGCGCACTGGCCCGCGCGCATTCCGCAGGCGCTCCCGCTGTTGCTGGTAAGCGGCGAAAATGACCCGGTGGGGGAGTTCGGCCAGGGCGTTCGGCGCGTGGCCCGGCAGTTGCAGCAGGCCGGCTTTCGGGCCGTGCGCGTCGTGCTTTATCCTGGTATGCGGCACGAAATCCTGCAGGAAGTAATTAAACCCCGGGTGTACCACGACATCGCGGGCTGGCTGACCACGCTCGTGGACCAGGCGCCCACCAGCCCGCAGCCGGGTGGCGAGGAGGGCTAG
- a CDS encoding transposase, whose amino-acid sequence MEKPDKRRKYDAAFKAEALRMANESRSTQAAARALNLNPKLLYKWQQDALPALPSDPAEAAEVRQLRAANKRLAQELEILKKAIAIFSTPPAS is encoded by the coding sequence ATGGAAAAGCCCGACAAACGCCGCAAATATGATGCAGCTTTCAAAGCGGAGGCTCTACGCATGGCCAACGAAAGCCGCTCGACCCAAGCCGCTGCCCGGGCCTTGAATCTGAATCCCAAGCTACTCTATAAGTGGCAGCAGGATGCCCTGCCTGCCCTACCTAGCGACCCGGCCGAAGCGGCCGAGGTGCGCCAGTTGCGCGCCGCCAACAAGCGGTTGGCGCAAGAGCTGGAGATTTTAAAAAAAGCCATTGCCATCTTCAGTACCCCGCCGGCCTCGTGA
- a CDS encoding IS3 family transposase, whose protein sequence is MSRYQFIDQQRASYPVRLLCRVLSVTPGCYYAWSAQVATPPQPGREVSWEAALVQAFTHHKQRYGTRRLRAELQAQGYRVGRQRLRTELRRRGLRAVQPRAFTPCTTDSTHGLRCAPNRLLDQPAPTHANQVWVSDITYLPLASGQWAYLCAFQDAYTRQVVGWQVLATMPEELVTSALRRALLARQPAPGLLVHSDHGGQYCGKAYHALLHRHEAVRSQSRRGECLDNAQAESRWSRLKTEELEQREWPVFRDLADAQHSVATYFDYYNYERRHSALAYQTPQAFYL, encoded by the coding sequence GTGAGCCGTTATCAGTTCATTGACCAGCAGCGCGCTAGCTACCCCGTGCGCCTGCTCTGCCGGGTGCTGAGCGTGACGCCGGGTTGCTACTACGCCTGGTCGGCACAGGTAGCTACCCCACCGCAACCGGGTAGGGAGGTAAGCTGGGAAGCAGCCCTGGTACAAGCCTTTACGCACCACAAGCAACGGTACGGTACCCGCCGGCTGCGGGCCGAGCTCCAAGCCCAGGGCTACCGCGTCGGCCGCCAGCGCTTACGCACCGAACTGCGCCGTCGGGGACTGCGCGCCGTGCAGCCTAGGGCCTTTACTCCGTGCACCACCGACTCCACGCATGGGCTGCGCTGCGCCCCCAATCGGCTGCTCGACCAGCCCGCCCCGACCCATGCTAATCAGGTATGGGTCAGCGATATTACCTACTTACCCCTGGCCTCTGGGCAGTGGGCCTATCTCTGCGCTTTCCAGGACGCCTATACCCGCCAAGTCGTGGGCTGGCAGGTACTGGCAACCATGCCCGAAGAGCTGGTGACCAGCGCCTTACGCCGCGCCCTACTGGCTCGGCAGCCCGCCCCCGGCCTGCTGGTGCACTCCGACCACGGCGGGCAGTACTGCGGCAAGGCCTACCACGCCCTGCTGCACCGCCACGAAGCCGTGCGCTCGCAGAGTCGGCGCGGGGAGTGCCTCGACAACGCGCAGGCTGAAAGCCGGTGGTCACGACTGAAAACGGAGGAACTCGAACAGCGCGAGTGGCCTGTTTTTCGCGATTTAGCCGATGCCCAGCACAGCGTGGCCACGTATTTTGACTACTACAATTACGAGCGCCGCCACTCCGCACTCGCTTATCAGACCCCACAAGCCTTTTACTTATAG
- a CDS encoding DUF3375 family protein — MPSPAHYQRLLESPGLRLLKLDLSPVLLAFLQQEFRGSGGGSGIRPQEQLVAQLVELLQTHAPFPDPEEASAADEQTNDLSTRARRSLISWTNQGFLIRGQDDAGQEWYDLTPATGQTLLWLDTLDNPAFVATESRFLDIVRKLQELVQNSAADKATRLAELHRRQAQLAAEIAALEAADELPTYTDSRINWEVASISQLGKTLREDFRTVNESFQALIKNLYERQLQGTGSRGQTLGFALDSRETLKQQDQGRSFYTFWEFLTDPVQQDELHTLITATYQLLHERNLPADDFLLHLRAELFDAAQLVREASLGLTERLHRLITEHDAGQRQRSRVAYLAITQLALQARPAPPAELPALTVASRLQLGLPLSKGLPDTLHEPPAPPATVAAPAVAPILLADDLAQLFAQRTVDRRRLGRNIATVLAAQGGQATLLEVVDRYPLELGLAEALAYLALAARETRHQIDAATTVLLPLGLGHPQALRVPLVTFFA, encoded by the coding sequence ATGCCCAGCCCAGCCCATTACCAGCGTCTACTTGAGTCGCCAGGGCTGCGGCTGCTAAAGCTGGATTTGTCTCCGGTCCTGCTGGCCTTTTTACAGCAGGAATTTCGAGGCAGCGGAGGCGGTTCGGGTATCCGTCCCCAAGAGCAGTTGGTAGCGCAATTGGTGGAGTTGCTGCAGACCCATGCGCCCTTCCCCGACCCCGAGGAAGCTTCCGCTGCCGACGAGCAGACTAACGACCTAAGTACCCGGGCTCGCCGTTCCCTCATCAGTTGGACTAACCAGGGCTTTCTCATTCGCGGCCAAGACGATGCTGGCCAGGAGTGGTATGACCTGACGCCTGCCACCGGCCAAACCCTGCTTTGGCTCGATACCCTCGATAATCCGGCATTTGTAGCTACCGAGTCGCGCTTTCTCGACATCGTGCGCAAGCTGCAGGAGCTGGTGCAAAACAGCGCCGCCGACAAAGCCACCCGCCTGGCCGAGCTGCACCGCCGTCAGGCGCAGCTGGCAGCCGAGATTGCTGCCCTCGAAGCAGCCGACGAGTTGCCCACCTATACCGATAGCCGTATCAACTGGGAGGTGGCTAGCATCAGCCAATTAGGCAAGACACTACGGGAGGACTTTCGCACAGTGAACGAAAGCTTTCAGGCCCTCATCAAAAACCTCTACGAACGTCAGCTTCAAGGTACCGGCAGCCGTGGCCAAACGTTGGGTTTCGCACTCGATAGCCGCGAAACCCTCAAGCAACAAGACCAGGGCCGGAGCTTCTACACCTTCTGGGAGTTTCTGACCGACCCTGTGCAGCAAGACGAGTTGCACACCCTCATCACGGCCACGTACCAGCTCCTGCACGAGCGTAACCTACCCGCCGACGACTTTCTGCTACACCTGCGTGCCGAGTTATTCGACGCTGCGCAACTGGTGCGCGAGGCTAGTCTGGGCCTCACCGAGCGGCTACACCGCCTCATCACCGAGCACGATGCCGGGCAGCGCCAACGGTCACGGGTGGCCTACCTAGCCATTACGCAGCTGGCCCTGCAAGCCCGTCCTGCACCCCCGGCCGAGCTGCCAGCTCTCACAGTTGCCTCGCGTTTGCAGCTAGGCCTGCCGCTGTCGAAGGGCCTGCCCGATACCCTGCACGAGCCGCCTGCCCCGCCTGCTACCGTAGCCGCTCCGGCCGTGGCCCCCATACTGCTGGCCGACGACCTAGCTCAATTGTTTGCCCAACGCACCGTTGACCGTCGCCGTCTGGGTCGCAACATCGCTACCGTACTGGCTGCCCAGGGTGGCCAAGCTACTCTGCTCGAAGTCGTAGACCGTTACCCTTTGGAGCTGGGCTTGGCTGAGGCATTAGCCTACCTGGCCCTGGCCGCCCGCGAGACTCGCCACCAGATAGACGCGGCCACTACTGTATTGCTGCCGCTAGGGCTTGGGCATCCCCAGGCCCTGCGGGTGCCCCTTGTTACTTTTTTCGCTTAA
- a CDS encoding DUF4194 domain-containing protein: MPAGLSFAHIARRLLRGPIYSDQDRDWQALAEHLPALQSYFGKLELRVRLQNTDGYALLEDAVLLTDEDDADPVGPTEQLPPLLRRDKLSYDVTLLCVLLRQRLDDHDAAGTASSGGRLYLTQQDLFDLLNPFFKEDTNQVRRTARLKKSVDGTVAQGFLVQTQTYAGEEGRIKYEVKRILKARIDNDALERFQQQLSDYLGADTTA; the protein is encoded by the coding sequence ATGCCTGCCGGTTTGTCCTTCGCCCATATTGCCCGCCGCCTGCTGCGCGGCCCGATTTACAGCGACCAGGACCGCGACTGGCAAGCCCTCGCCGAGCATTTGCCAGCGCTACAAAGCTATTTCGGTAAGTTAGAGCTTCGAGTTCGGCTGCAAAATACCGATGGCTACGCTCTTCTGGAAGATGCGGTGCTGCTCACCGATGAAGACGATGCTGACCCTGTGGGACCAACCGAGCAGCTACCTCCTCTGCTACGGCGCGACAAGCTCAGCTACGATGTCACCCTGTTGTGCGTGCTGCTGCGCCAACGCCTCGATGACCACGACGCTGCCGGAACAGCCAGTAGCGGCGGCCGGCTCTACCTCACTCAGCAGGATTTATTTGATTTGTTGAACCCCTTTTTTAAGGAAGACACCAACCAGGTGCGCCGGACGGCTAGGCTCAAAAAAAGTGTGGATGGTACCGTTGCCCAAGGCTTCCTGGTGCAAACTCAAACCTACGCTGGCGAGGAAGGCCGTATCAAGTATGAGGTAAAGCGCATTCTCAAAGCCCGCATCGACAACGATGCGCTGGAACGATTTCAGCAGCAACTTAGCGACTACCTCGGGGCTGACACGACTGCTTAA
- a CDS encoding ATP-binding protein: MDTLFTNFSLPAGFRLHLFEVLNWGTFDGFHRVEAHGQTTLLTGANGAGKTTLVDGLLTLLTPPGRFYNQSSGTETRQDRSERTYVLGHYGRSAQDGHLEARADALRQPGCHSVLLACFRDERGGQAFTLAQVRRFRPQGGLNVDFLAIPHALGIAELGALDGAGEWKRRVKREYGGPRPILFDAFKDYRDALLGAFGMRTKALTLFGKAVSMKVLGKLDQFIREHMLEPGTAEEDFKKLQVQYQQLLESHQALEKATEQLRLLDPLPADAVRLRQAEARLRELGEVRKAVSYLLTQREQTALEETYDSQADKLATLNFQLEKQTGELKNNRQREKELEQAVKQDDASHQLEWLNGELEKLQTRLVEQQTQQNAYNTLAGTLRLSSCPTDASAFELQRELVGDQLREANETLTDTGELGRQAARVQQLAERHAELSHEVKRLEQQPPTNIPQRELELRNKLCQHLYIPADELPFVGELLRVREDATDWEPALEKLLHRFALQLIVPEAHYADLTAYVNTTKLNALLVYQRVAAEPLVLTGSRQAAPAARTVATKLIVRKDSPHRDWLDQQLRTRFPHVCAENQAELQRLDQALTREGLVRNRSEHRKDDRSGHRNAAEYVLGWESGAKLRRYQELLLDATNEYDTVQQVHQRYLSKRQANQATRDRLYDLCKFDDFAKLDVPTTQESIARREQDRHDLLNSPGTEQLRSLQTQLDVLVARSNFLELEQKRDLKRSGALEEELDKLRARIDECQTELQKSNSPTALVIEAAATYLPALEAPSNSVSAVERLRASVIAKVDADQEQTKQTKEQAGAAVRRIMNSFANPKLEVSRRFPDWSADVPSGNADLDALDDYLQVHQRITQQELPQQRQKFEKYLREETADGIVAFREALQKQEREIKQYVAELNSSLRGITFNHQPAPTYIKLMQRPTPNQRVRDFQHDLVQAVPDRRGIQQDPAAQQQAFERVQTLLERLRQEPEWRQQVTDVREWSVFQAQEFFQADEQPVPGKLYDGSGSLSGGEAAQLTYTVLGAALAYQFGLNRQQQGGIGGGRSFRFLVVDEAFSKLDPDKSRYLMKLCQQLHLQVLVVTPDDKITVVEDFIAACHYVMCRDKKHSFVLNLAKEKYQDLRQQFADGLLSDVAGLEVVSLPLSTTTNMPPLPLN, encoded by the coding sequence ATGGATACTTTGTTTACCAATTTTTCTCTGCCTGCTGGCTTTCGGCTGCACTTGTTTGAGGTACTAAACTGGGGCACCTTCGATGGCTTTCACCGCGTCGAAGCGCACGGCCAAACCACACTGCTTACTGGCGCCAACGGAGCGGGCAAAACAACTTTGGTCGATGGGCTGCTGACCTTGCTCACGCCGCCCGGCCGCTTCTACAATCAATCGTCGGGCACCGAAACCCGGCAGGACCGTAGCGAGCGCACCTACGTGCTGGGCCACTACGGCCGCTCAGCCCAAGATGGCCACCTCGAAGCTCGTGCCGATGCCCTGCGCCAGCCCGGCTGTCACTCGGTGCTGCTAGCCTGCTTCCGTGATGAGCGAGGCGGCCAGGCTTTTACGCTGGCCCAGGTGCGCCGATTCCGGCCGCAGGGTGGGCTGAACGTCGATTTTCTAGCCATTCCGCATGCGTTAGGTATCGCCGAGCTAGGGGCGCTCGATGGAGCAGGAGAGTGGAAGCGCCGGGTGAAGCGTGAGTACGGTGGGCCACGTCCCATTCTTTTCGATGCTTTCAAAGATTATCGGGATGCATTACTGGGTGCCTTCGGAATGCGCACGAAAGCGCTCACGCTGTTCGGCAAGGCTGTCAGCATGAAGGTGCTGGGTAAGCTCGACCAATTTATTCGTGAGCACATGCTGGAGCCCGGCACGGCCGAGGAAGATTTCAAAAAGTTGCAGGTGCAGTACCAGCAGTTGCTGGAGTCGCATCAGGCGTTGGAAAAAGCCACTGAGCAGTTACGCCTGCTCGACCCACTGCCTGCTGATGCCGTCCGCCTGCGCCAGGCCGAGGCCCGCTTGCGAGAACTTGGCGAGGTGCGCAAGGCCGTCAGTTACCTGCTCACGCAACGCGAGCAAACGGCCCTGGAAGAGACTTACGATAGCCAGGCTGATAAATTGGCTACCCTCAATTTTCAACTGGAAAAGCAGACCGGCGAGTTGAAAAACAACCGCCAGCGGGAAAAAGAACTGGAACAAGCTGTTAAGCAGGATGATGCCAGTCACCAACTGGAATGGTTGAACGGTGAGTTGGAGAAACTGCAAACCCGCTTGGTGGAGCAGCAAACCCAGCAAAATGCTTATAATACGCTGGCTGGTACGCTGCGTTTATCCAGTTGCCCTACCGATGCGTCGGCCTTCGAGCTGCAGCGCGAACTGGTAGGCGACCAGTTGCGCGAAGCCAATGAAACCCTGACCGACACCGGCGAATTAGGCCGACAGGCGGCGCGGGTGCAGCAGTTGGCCGAGCGTCACGCCGAATTGAGCCACGAAGTGAAACGCCTGGAACAGCAGCCGCCTACCAATATTCCGCAGCGGGAGTTGGAATTACGAAATAAACTCTGCCAGCACCTCTATATTCCAGCCGACGAGCTGCCCTTTGTGGGTGAGCTATTGCGCGTGCGCGAAGATGCCACTGATTGGGAGCCGGCCCTGGAAAAGCTGCTCCACCGCTTTGCCCTGCAGCTAATAGTGCCAGAAGCGCACTATGCAGACCTAACGGCTTATGTAAACACCACCAAACTAAATGCGCTACTGGTCTATCAGCGGGTAGCAGCTGAGCCACTAGTACTAACCGGCAGTCGCCAGGCCGCGCCAGCAGCGCGCACCGTAGCCACCAAGCTGATTGTGCGGAAGGATAGTCCGCACCGCGACTGGCTCGACCAGCAGCTACGCACGCGCTTTCCGCACGTGTGCGCCGAAAACCAAGCCGAACTGCAGCGCCTCGACCAGGCCTTAACTCGTGAGGGATTGGTGCGCAACCGCAGCGAACACCGCAAAGATGACCGCTCCGGCCATCGCAACGCTGCTGAGTATGTGCTCGGCTGGGAGAGCGGAGCCAAACTGCGCCGCTACCAGGAACTATTACTCGATGCCACAAACGAGTACGATACTGTGCAACAGGTACACCAGCGCTACTTGAGTAAACGTCAGGCAAATCAAGCAACCCGCGACAGGCTTTATGACTTGTGCAAATTTGATGATTTCGCCAAGCTGGACGTTCCCACTACGCAGGAAAGTATTGCCCGTCGCGAGCAGGACCGCCACGACTTGCTAAACAGTCCTGGTACCGAACAGCTACGCAGCCTGCAAACCCAACTCGACGTACTAGTAGCCCGCAGTAACTTTCTCGAATTAGAGCAGAAAAGGGACTTGAAACGGAGTGGCGCGCTGGAAGAAGAACTTGATAAGTTACGAGCGAGGATAGATGAATGCCAAACGGAGTTGCAAAAATCTAATTCTCCTACTGCTCTCGTGATTGAGGCCGCAGCAACGTATCTACCGGCACTAGAGGCACCTTCCAATTCAGTTTCTGCCGTTGAGCGTTTAAGGGCGAGTGTTATTGCCAAGGTTGATGCCGACCAAGAGCAAACTAAACAAACAAAGGAACAAGCTGGGGCAGCTGTTAGAAGAATCATGAATTCTTTCGCAAATCCCAAGCTTGAGGTAAGCCGTCGTTTCCCTGACTGGTCGGCCGACGTACCCAGCGGCAATGCCGACCTCGACGCTCTGGACGACTACCTGCAAGTACACCAGCGCATCACGCAGCAGGAGCTACCGCAGCAGCGCCAGAAATTTGAAAAATACCTGCGCGAAGAAACTGCCGATGGGATTGTGGCCTTTCGCGAGGCCTTGCAAAAGCAGGAGCGTGAAATCAAGCAGTACGTGGCTGAGCTGAATAGCTCCCTGCGCGGCATCACCTTCAATCACCAGCCTGCACCCACGTACATCAAGCTGATGCAGCGACCCACGCCTAACCAGCGCGTGCGCGACTTCCAGCATGATTTGGTACAAGCCGTGCCCGACCGTCGGGGCATCCAGCAAGACCCTGCCGCCCAACAGCAAGCCTTCGAGCGTGTCCAAACCTTGCTCGAGCGCCTGCGCCAGGAGCCAGAGTGGCGGCAGCAAGTCACCGATGTGCGTGAATGGTCAGTCTTTCAAGCCCAGGAATTCTTTCAGGCTGATGAGCAGCCTGTACCCGGCAAGCTCTATGATGGTTCCGGTAGCTTGTCTGGCGGCGAAGCAGCCCAGCTTACCTACACTGTATTAGGGGCCGCCCTTGCCTATCAGTTTGGCCTCAACCGCCAGCAGCAGGGTGGAATAGGCGGGGGACGTTCGTTCCGCTTCCTGGTAGTCGACGAAGCTTTCAGCAAGCTCGACCCCGACAAGTCGCGCTACCTTATGAAGCTGTGTCAGCAACTGCACCTACAAGTTCTTGTCGTGACGCCCGATGATAAGATTACCGTAGTCGAAGACTTCATCGCCGCCTGTCATTACGTGATGTGCCGCGACAAGAAGCATTCCTTTGTCCTTAACCTAGCCAAGGAAAAATACCAGGACCTACGCCAGCAGTTCGCCGATGGCCTGCTGAGCGACGTGGCCGGACTAGAAGTAGTTTCGTTGCCGTTGTCGACGACTACCAATATGCCTCCATTGCCACTGAACTAA
- a CDS encoding Wadjet anti-phage system protein JetD domain-containing protein has protein sequence MLTLAELRRKAEKKYLAALRVSLPLEVKGLSEASATDAQPTLFPLHISCGKLTEAEVSGGKWLHTIAQLEKYAQPAGRSGYTLRQERVNTRTSQAWQTLPQEAIFATPNDLFAFLGKTKEAAHFQQDAALVLARLPQLSKWLQQHPQVVLDQVGKWESLLRVCEFFLAASADSAAPQRYLRELRIEGIHTKFIEQHTRPLRLLLDELLPSNALRYQEAKFLRRYGLREAEPLVRLRLLDESLTDSLPFQLDDVALPVSKFRELAVPCQTVFIVENLTTFLALPPLPATVAVWGKGFQVGVLVGSAWAITRRILYWGDLDAAGFQILNQLRAHFSHAHAVLMDAATLTRYINHHSHPSKPVKPQLLAHLTYSEKKIFDYLVSSNLRLEQEHLPQEELLAALSHYYVSQEIKNKAS, from the coding sequence ATGCTTACCCTGGCTGAATTGCGCCGCAAGGCTGAAAAAAAATACCTGGCTGCTCTACGGGTCAGTTTACCTTTGGAAGTCAAGGGGCTCAGCGAGGCTTCAGCTACCGACGCGCAGCCTACCTTATTTCCGCTGCATATTTCCTGTGGCAAACTCACGGAGGCAGAAGTAAGCGGCGGCAAATGGCTGCATACCATTGCCCAACTGGAAAAGTACGCCCAGCCAGCTGGCCGCTCGGGCTACACTTTGCGCCAGGAACGGGTGAACACTCGCACTAGCCAAGCTTGGCAAACCCTGCCCCAAGAGGCCATATTCGCTACTCCCAATGACCTATTTGCTTTCCTAGGCAAAACCAAGGAAGCTGCCCATTTTCAGCAAGACGCGGCCTTGGTGCTAGCTCGGTTGCCTCAACTCAGCAAATGGCTCCAGCAGCATCCGCAAGTTGTGCTCGACCAGGTGGGAAAGTGGGAAAGCCTACTGCGCGTGTGCGAATTCTTTCTCGCCGCTTCAGCTGACTCCGCAGCCCCGCAACGCTACCTGCGCGAACTGCGCATCGAAGGCATTCATACGAAGTTTATCGAACAGCATACCCGTCCCCTACGCCTGTTACTTGATGAATTACTTCCCTCGAATGCCCTGCGCTATCAAGAAGCGAAGTTTTTGCGGCGCTATGGCCTGCGCGAGGCCGAGCCATTAGTACGCCTCCGTCTGCTCGATGAAAGTCTGACTGACAGCTTGCCCTTTCAACTCGATGATGTAGCATTGCCAGTCAGTAAGTTTCGTGAGTTGGCGGTGCCTTGCCAAACTGTCTTTATTGTAGAAAACCTGACCACTTTTTTAGCATTACCACCACTTCCTGCCACAGTAGCAGTCTGGGGCAAAGGTTTTCAGGTAGGAGTTTTAGTAGGCTCTGCCTGGGCTATCACTCGCCGAATACTCTATTGGGGAGACCTAGATGCAGCGGGCTTTCAAATTCTAAATCAACTACGGGCGCACTTCTCCCACGCCCACGCGGTGTTGATGGATGCCGCTACACTAACCCGCTATATTAATCATCACAGCCATCCCTCAAAGCCCGTTAAACCTCAACTATTAGCTCATCTGACATATTCTGAGAAAAAAATATTTGATTATCTAGTTTCATCCAACCTGCGCTTAGAGCAAGAACATTTGCCCCAAGAAGAGTTGCTGGCTGCATTATCGCACTATTATGTTTCACAAGAAATTAAGAATAAAGCTTCCTAA
- a CDS encoding transposase — translation MPDKILPSGPLLTRKKYTPAFKAECVRQVAAGARQTDVARAQGLSPALLSRWQRQALAEAVPSSAERDEIKRLRAELKRVEQERDSLKKVVTIFAQPPQS, via the coding sequence ATGCCCGACAAAATACTTCCGAGCGGCCCGCTGCTGACCCGCAAAAAATATACACCCGCCTTTAAAGCAGAGTGCGTGCGCCAGGTGGCCGCTGGGGCCCGGCAAACAGACGTGGCCCGCGCTCAGGGCCTTTCCCCCGCCTTGCTTAGCCGCTGGCAGCGCCAGGCGTTGGCCGAGGCCGTGCCCAGCAGTGCAGAACGCGATGAAATTAAGCGCTTGCGCGCCGAGCTTAAACGGGTGGAACAGGAGCGCGATAGTTTAAAAAAAGTCGTGACCATTTTTGCGCAACCGCCTCAGTCATGA